The region GCAACCGCGTTCCAGCGGCTGTTGGCCGGCGGCATGCGCCGACAGCAAGAGGTTCATCAGGTTGGCACTGCCGTCGACAATCGCCGCGTCCACCACCTGACCGACACCGTTGGTGCTGGCATTGATGATCCCCGCCAGAATGCCCATCGCCAGGTACAGCGCGCCGCCGCCCAGATCACCGACCAGAGTCGGCGGCGCCATCGGTGGCTGGCCGGCCTCACCACTGAACCACAAGGCGCCGGACAGGGCGATGTAGTTCAGGTCGTGGCCGGCGGCCTGGGCCAATGGGCCGTGCTGGCCCCAACCGGTCATGCGCCCGTAAACCAGACGTGGATTGCGTGCCAGGCACACTTGCGGGCCCAAGCCCAGGCGTTCCATGACGCCGGGGCGCATGCCTTCGATGAGCGCATCGCAGCCTTCGATCAGACGCAGCACCGCTTCGATGGCTTCGGGGTCCTTGAGGTCCAGGGCTATCGACTGTTTGCCGCGATTGACGATGGCGTGCTGGCCCAGGTCGAGCAGGTCGGCGCCCTTGCTGCCGGCACGCTCCACCAGAATAACCTCGGCGCCCATGTCCGCCAGCAACATGCCGCAAAACGGCCCCGGCCCGATGCCGGCAATTTCGACGATACGAACGCCGTCCAATACGCCCATGTGCGTACTCCTTTGGATCAATGGATTGAGGGATTCAATGTTGCATGGCGAGTGAGGAGGGACAGGTCATTGCGGGTTGAACGGTGATCCGCAGAATGCCCATAGTCCCATGTGGGAGCGGGCTTGCTCGCGAAGAGGGTGTGTCATTCCACACATGTGTTGAATGTGAAACCGCTTTCGCGAGCAAGCCCGCTCCCACATTTGATTTGCGTTGGGTTGGGTTAGCGGCGAAGCAGCAGGAGGGTCATCACGCTGTGAAACACCACTGCGGGCCACAACAAGAGACCGCTGCTGACAAACACCCCGACATACGCCAGGTACAGCGCAATTGCCCCGTTGTAGACCTGCATCGCCCGCACCGCGCCGACACTGATGGGTCTCGGCCAACAAGCAATCCCAAGCGCAATCAGCGCAATCCCGAAAAACCGCGCAAACAGATTGGTCACGTCGGTCCCGACAATCCCCAGCAGCACATTGCTGACAATGCCGGGGGTGAGCAGCAGGGCCACGCCGGTGGCGAGTTCGACGACGGCGGCAACCGTCAGCAGCTTAGGCGTGGTGATGAGCGGCGCTGGGTTCATGATCGTCCCTTTGGGTGATGGCGGTGCCGGCCGCGCGGTCCTGGCGGATAAACTCGGCGGCTTTTTCGCCGATCATCACGGTGGCGGCCGTGGTGCTGCATCCAATGATAGTCGGCATGATCGACGCGTCGACCACGCGCAAGCCTTCCAGGCCGTGCACCTTAAGCCGGGCGTCGACCACCGCCATGGCGTCGGCGCCCATTTTGCAGGTGCCCACCGGGTGATAAAGGGTGTCGGAACGGTTGCGCAACACCTGCTCGATCTCGGCATCGGTGTTCATTGGCGCGTCGATTACATCCCGAGGGCTAAGCGCCTTGAAGGCCGGAGTCGCCATGATTTTCTCGATCACGCGGTAGCCTTTTATCAGTGTCTTGATGTCATCGGGATGGGTCAGGAACGCCGGATCAATCAGCGGCGGCACCATCGGGTCGGTGCTGGCGAGGCTGAGCTGGCCGACACTTTTCGGGTGCAGCAGGCAGGCATGCACGCTCAAGCCGTGGCCGCGATACAACGTGCGCCCATGGTCGGCAAACATGGCGATGGTCAGGGCCAGTTCGATGTCTCGCCTGCGGCAGGTCCGGGGTGGTTTTGACGAAGGCGCAGGCCTCGGCGAAATTAGTGGTCAACGGGCCGCTGCGCTGTCGCCAGTAGCGAAACGCGGCTTTGGTGATGTCCCAAATGCCTGCCAGCGATAAGCCGATCAGGTGCCGGGATTTGACCCGGTAGGAATGCACGTAATCGATGTGATCCACCAGGTTGCGGCCAACACCGGGCAGTTCATGCACCACCGGAATATCGAACTTCAGCAGTTCTCCTTTCGGGCCGACCCCGGACAACAGCAATAGCTGCGGCGAGTTGAACGCGCCGGAGCTCAGGATCAGCTCATGTCGGGCACGCAAGGTACGCTTGACACCGTTTTGCAGGAATTCGATGCCCACCGCACGCTTGCCGTCAAACAGGATTCGGGTGGCGTGGGCGTGGGTTTCGATGCTCAGGTTCTGCCGCTGGCGATTGGGCGTCAGGTAAGCGCGGGCGGCGCTGCAACGCTGTCCGTCCTTTTGCATCACTTGCACGCGGCCAAAGCCTTCCATGCTCGCGCCATTCTGATCCGGGCACGCCGGGTAACCCGCCTGAATGCCGGCCTCGACGAAGGTCTCGCCAAACGGGTTGGGCGAGGAATGGAAGCGTACGTTCAGCGGGCCGTTCTGGCCGTGCAATGGGTCGGTGAAGTGTTCGTTGTGTTCGGCGCGCTTGAAGAACGGTAGCACCTCCTGATAGCTCCAGCCCGGGTTGCCCAGGGCGGCCCAGCGGTTGAAATCCTCCGGGTGGCCGCGGTGATAGGCCATGGCATTGATCGAAGAACTGCCGCCCAGGGTCTTGCCCCGTGGCTGATAACCGACCCGACCATTCAAGCCGGACTGCGCCACCGTCTGGTACTGCCAGTTGTTGATCGAAGTCGGAACCATCGCCGCGACACCGGCCGGCATGTGCACCAGCGGGTTGGTGTCCGGCCCGCCGGCTTCGAGCAGGCAGACCGAAATGTCCGGATCTTCCGACAAGCGACTGGCAACCACGCAGCCGGCAGCGCCCGCGCCAACTACGATGTAATCGAATTGCGTGTTCTCGTTCATGCGTTCTTCTCTTTATTCGCTGCACAACGTGAACGCATTGTGGGCAGAACCACCCTGGCGTTACCGGTCAATTGAATGAATTCAAAGGTCAGCGGGACAGGTGACTAACACGCCAAGCACCGGAACATCCGGGATACTGGCCGGGTGGGTCATTGACCCAGGCGTGGCCTGCGGTGAACATCGGCTTTCGCATCCCTAGCAGGCAGGCTCATGTCAGATTCGAAAATGTCAGGTTCGGAATTGGATTCGCCCGACACCGAACCGTCGTTGCGTGAAGACGCGTTGCAGCCCACCACCATCGGCAGCTACACCGTGGCCATCGCCCGGGCGCTGGACGCCAGCGGTGTGGACAGCAAGCGGATCTTTACCGCCATCGGTATTCCGCTGGACGTCTCCACTGACCCGATGACCCGCCTGCCGGCCGCGACGATGAGCAAGCTGTATCGAGCCTGCGTCGATGTGACCAACAACCCGTATTTCGGCCTGACCGTGGCCAAACACATTCACCTCACGCATTTGCATGCCTTGGGCTATTCACTGGCGGCCAGTGGCACGCTGCTGGATTTCTGCCGGCGGCTGGAGCGCTATTTCCGTCTGGTGTCCCAGGTTGCCAAGGCCAGTCTCAATCAGGCTGACGAGCAGGTGTTGATGCGCTTCGATCACTTGGTCGGGCTCAGCAACGAGACCGAAGATGCGTTTTTCGGTTTTCTGATTCGTACCATGCGCCTGCTCTACAAACAGGAATTCAAACCGGTTCGCGTGGAGTTGTGCCGGCCGATGCCCCACGAGGGCGCCGGCCCGTATGAAGCGTTGTTCAGGGCGCCGGTGTTGTTCGGGCAGGCGAGTAGTTTGCTGGTGTTCGACAAGGCCGAACTGGCACAACCGCTTAGCGGCTCCTGCCCGGAGCTGGCCCAGGTCAACGACAACATCATCATCAGTTATCTGGCGCGGCTGGACAAAAGTGACGTGATCACCGGGGTGACCCAGAAGATCATCGAGTTTCTCCCGGACGGTGATTGCAGCCGTGACAAAGTCGCCAGTGCGCTGTGCATGAGCCCGACCAAACTGCAGCTCAAACTGTCCCAGCGCGGCACCCATTTCCAGCAACTGCTCGATGACACGCGCAAAGAGCTGGCCTGCAGTTACCTGAGCCAGGCCTCACGCCCGGTGACCGAAATCACCTTTCTGCTGGGCTTCAGCGACACCAGCAACTTCACCCGTGCCTTCAAGCGCTGGACCGGACTGTCGCCGACGGATTTCCGGCAGCAGTTCTAAACCGTCCAACGCTAACCCTGTGGGAGCGAGCTTGCTCGCGAAAGCGGTGTGTCAGTCGACTTCGATATTGACTGACACTGCCTCTTCGCGAGCAAGCCCGCTCCCACATAAATCCCAACCACATCCCACATAAATTGCGCTGACCGACGATTTGGCCCAATTGACCGGCAGCCTGCCGGTCGCTCGCGATACAACAACCTCGACCGATCCGGCCAGCGCCCCCGCGCAGGAGTGCACCGGCCAGTCGCATGTTCTTGAATCAGCCAAGGCGAGCACGCTAGATGAATAACAACAATAAGATCTGCCATCCAAATCTGCGACGTGGGCTCCTGGCATCGGCGGTTCTCGCCGGGCTGGGTATCGGTCCCGTCTATGCTTTTGAGTTCAACACCGGCAACGATGACTTGTCGGTGCGCTTCGACAACACCCTGAAGCTCAACTATGCCCAGCGGGTCGAGGGCGCGAACAGCAAGCTGTCCAATACCTGGAACAGCAACGACGGTGACCGCAACTTTTCGGCGGGCAGCCCGGTCTCCGAACGCCTTGATGTGCTGTCGGAACTGGACGTGGTGTTCAAGCAGAACCTGGGTTTTCGGGTCAGCGCCAACAGTTGGTACGACCATGCCTATGACGACGTTGGCAGCACCAACCCGTCGACCAATCAGCTGAATAACGGCAAGCCCGATTCGAACCGCCAGAGTGGCTATGTCGACCGCTACTACAACGGACCGTCCTCCGAGTTGCTCGATGCGTTTGTGTTCGGCAGCACCGAGATCGGCGACGAATCGTTGCTCAGCGGCAAGTTGGGCAAGCACAACGTGTACTGGGGCGAAAGCATTCTGGCGTTCGCCCATGGCAACAGCTACGGCCAGGCAGGCCTGGACCTGACCAAAGCACTGACCGTGCCCGGTACCGAATCCAAAGAGCTGTTTATTCCGCGTAAACAGTTGTCCACCAGCCTCACCGTCAACTCCGAATTGACCCTCGCCGCACAGTACTTTTTCGGTTGGGATGCCTCGCGCATTCCGGAGTCCGGCACCTTCCTGGGCTTCAACGACGGGATTCAGAATGGCGGCCACGATCTGTCGCTGATCGGCGGCGCCAACCCGTTGTTCGGCGTGCCCGGGCCGGTGGGGGCGAACGAGTACCTGCGACTCAACAACGGCCATACGTTTACGCCGAGCCAAAGTGGTGACTTCGGCCTGATGGCCAAGTGGAGCCCGGCATGGCTGGACGGCACGCTGGGTTTCTACTACCGCAAAACCTCCGACATGCTGCCCAACATTGCGCTGCAACCGACCGCCGTTGGTATCCCGCAGCTGATCTCGGGTAACGCAGGCAGCTACAACCAGTTTTACGTGGATGACATCGACATCTACGGCATCAGCCTGGCGAAAAACATTGAAGGGGTCAGCTTCGGGCTGGACGTGAACTATCGCCACAACATGCCGCTGTCCAGCGTGCCGGCCACTGTCAATCCTTCGCCGGCAGCGGCGGGGCAGCCGGGTGTTATCAGCAGCTTCAACGGCGAAAACGGCGTCGCCCGCGGCAACACCGTGCACGCGGTGCTCAATGGCTTGACCACCTTCGGCCCGACGCCGGTCTGGGACACCGCGCCGTTGCTGGTGGAAGTGGCGTATAGCCGCTGGCTGGACGTGACCGAGAACCAGCAGTTGTTCAAGGGCGATGACTGGTACCAGGGCATCGATAAGGTCACCAAAGACAACTACATCATGGGGATGAACTTTACGCCGACCTGGTACCAGGTTTTCCCCGGCATCGATATGTACCTGCCGGTCAGCTACAACGTCGGCCTTGCAGGCCAGTCCTCGGTGCAATTGGGCGGTAACAAGGGCACCGGCAGTTACTCGGTCGGGGTCGGCATGGACGTGCGCACTCAGTACCGCTTCGACCTCAAGTACGTTGATAACTTCGGCGACTTCGACACGTGTGGCTCTGCCGGCAGTGCCTCGGCACATGGCGACGGTGCCGCGCCCGGCGCCAACGGCCAATACAACTGCGTTCCAGGCCAGGCCACTTCGTTTGCCGGCATCCCTGCGCAGCTCAAGGATCGCGGCATGGTTGCCCTCACATTCAAAACCACCCTCTGAACCAAGAGCTGTGTGTTAACAGGAGACACCCCATGAATTTCGTCAAATCAATCCTGGCCAGCGCTCTGGCGCTGACCGTTGCCTCATCTGCCTATGCCGCCGTCAGCCCTGACCAGGCGGCCAAACTGGGCAGCAGCCTGACCGCCGTCGGCGCGGAAAAAGCGGCGAATGCCGATGGCACTATTCCGGCGTACACCGGCGGCCTGACCACGATTCCGGCTGAATTCAAGACCGGTGATTCGTTCCGCCCGGACCCGTACGGCAATGAAAAACCGCACCTGGTGATCACCACCCAGAACCTCGCCGAGCAGAAAGACAAACTCACCGCCACCACCCAGGCGCTGCTCACCCGTTACCCGACTTATCGCCTCGACGTGTACCCGACCCACCGCACCATTGCGTTGCCCAAAGGGGTGCTGGACAACACCGCGAAAAATGCCGTGACCGCCAAGACCACCGACGGTGGCCTCGGTCTGGAAAACGTCTTGCCGGGCGTGCCGTTCCCGATTCCGGCTGACGGCAACGAAGCGATGTGGAACCACTTGCTGCGCTATCAAGGCGTGGCGATGACCAACAAGTACGACTCCTGGAACGTTGACTCCTCGGGCGCGGCCTCGCTGAGTTCCACCGGCAACTTCTTCATCGAATACCCGCTGTACGCGCCGGCACGCCCGGCTGGCCCGGTATCCGCCGATGAGGTGTTCTACAAGATCAAACTGGCTTACTCGGGTCCGGCCCGTCGCGCCGGTGAAGCACTGTTGCTAATGGACTCGGTCAACCCGCTGAAACAGCCGCGTCGCGCCTGGCAATACCTGCCGGGGCAACGTCGGGTGAAGCTCGCGCCGGACCTGGCCTACGACACGCCAAACCCAGGCACTGTCGGCGCCGCCACCTACGACGACGCGTTCCTGTTCAACGGAGCGATGGACCGTTACGACTTCAAACTGGTGGGCAAAAAGAACTCTACGTGCCGTACAACACCTACAAGTTGAGCTACCACAAAGACGCGGCCGACGTGATGAAGGCCAACCATGTGAACCCCGATCTGCTGCGCTGGGAGCTGCACCGGGTGTGGGTGGTCGAGGCCACGCTCAAACCGGGCAAGCGCCACATCTACAGCAAGCGCACCTTCTATCTCGACGAGGACAGCTGGATTGCTTTGGCATCCGACGAGTATGACGCCCGTGGCCAGCTCTACCGTGGCGGCTTCTCGCACCTGACCTACAGCTACGACGTGCAAGCCCCGGACACCATCAACCACATGCTCTATGACCTGGTTTCCGGCGCCTACAACATGAACGGTTTCTACGGTCCTTACGGTGGCTTGAAGTACATCGAGCCACTGTCCAAGGCCCAATGGTCCGCCGAGTCGCTGGCCGGTACCGGCATCCGTTAACCCCGATCCCTGTAGGAGCGAGGCTTGCCCGCGAAGGCGGTGTGTCAGTCGACATCATCGTTACTGATACACCGCCTTCGCGGGCAAGCCTCGCTCCTACAAGGAGGCGGTGGTGTGCACCCGAGATAATAAAAATGACAACGATCAAGTGGTTTTTGCTGGCCGCATTGGCGGCAGCGATGGCGGTGCCGTTTACCCATCCGGCGGTGGCCGGTGAATTTGCCGATGTGCTCGATACACCTGCGCTGCCCAGCGCCCTGGCGGCCCACGCCACACTGACGGGATTGGCCCGGGCCGGCGAGCGGTTGATTGCCGTGGGTCAGCGCGGGCACATTTTGTACTCCGATGACGCCGGCCAACATTGGCAGCAGGCCTCGGTGCCGGTCAGTTCCGACCTGGTGGCGGTGCACTTTCCAAATCCGCAACAAGGTTGGGCGGTGGGGCACGATGGCGTGGTGTTGCACAGCAGCGACGCTGGCCAGACCTGGAACCGACAACTGGACGGCCGTCAGATCGGCCCGATCATGCTCGACTATTACCGGCAGCAACTCGCCCGCCAACCGGACGACGCCGACCTGCAAGCGCGGGTCAATGACGCTCAACGCATGGTCGAGGAGGGCGCCGACAAACCCTTCCTGGATGTCTGGTTCGAAAGCGATCAGGTCGGCTACATCGTCGGTGCCTTCAACCTGATTTTTCGCACCGACGATGGCGGTCGCCACTGGACGCCGTTGCTGGAGCGCACCGACAACCCGACTGCGCTGAACCTCTATGCGCTGCGCCCGATCGGTGACCAATTGTTCATCGTCGGCGAGCAAGGGTTGGTGTTGAAACTGGATCGTCCAAGCGCTCGATTCAAGGCAACGCCCACGCCCTATAACGGCAGCTTTTTCGGCATCACCGGCAAACCCGGGGTTGCGCTGGTATTCGGCTTGCGCGGCAACGTCTACCGCAGCACTGACGACGGCGCGAGCTGGAACAAAGTCGAACTCGGTTTGCCGATCAGCATCACCGCCAGCAGTGTGACCGCCGACGGCCGGATCGTCCTGGTCAGCCAGGCCGGGCAAGTGTTGGTCAGCGCTGACGACGGCGCCAGTTTTCAGATTCAACCGAACACTTCACTGGCCCCGGTGGCCGCCGCACAGATCACTAAAAGCGGCGCACTGGTGCTCGCGGGCACCCGTGGTTTGCGGCAATTGCCCCTCGAATAAGCCCGGCATAACAAAGAGAACAGCATGATGGGTCACTACGAACTTGAAACAATGCCGGTCATCCGCGAGCTCAAGGGCTTCGATGCCCGCTCCGGAAACACCCTGGAACGGCTGATTTTTAACAACCGACTGTGGGTGGTGCTGGCCTGTTTGCTGGTGACGCTGGCGCTGAGTTTTTTTGCCTCGACCCGGCTGACGCTCAATGCCAGCTTCGAAAAAATGATCCCTCAGAGCCAGCCCTTCATCAAAAACTACCTGGAAAACCGTCAGGCCCTTCGCGGCCTGGGCAACGCGGTGCGGGTGGTGGTGGAGAGCAGCAACGGCGATATTTTCGATCCGCATTACCTCGATGCCTTGAAGGAGATCAACGACGAACTGTTCGTGACCCCGGGCGTTGATCGTGCCTGGATGAAGTCCCTGTGGACCCCGGCCGTGCGCTGGACCGAAGTCACCGAAGAAGGTTTCCAGGGCGGGCCGGTGATGCCCGACTCCTACGACGGCTCGGCCCAGAGCGTTCAGCAGTTGCGGCAGAACATTGCGCGCTCGGGGATCGTCGGTAGCCTGATCGGCAACAACTTCAAGTCGAGCATGATCTTCGTGCCGCTGCTGGAGAAAGACCCGGTTACCGGCCAGGGCATCGACTACCACCAGTTCTCTAAAACCCTCGAAGAGAAGCTGCGCAACAAGTACGAATTCGAAGGCCGGGTGCGGGTTGCGGGGGAAGAGGGCAAAGGCCCGATCAAGATCCGCGTGATCGGCTTCGCCAAACTGGTCGGTGACCTGATCGATGGACTGATGCAGGTGATGCTGTACTTCGGCGTCGCCGCGCTGATCGCCACGGCGATCATTTTTACTTCACCCGCTGCGTGCGCAGTACCGCGCTGGTGATCCTCTGCTCGGTGATCGCTGTGGTCTGGCAATTGGGCCTGGTGGCGCTGTTCGGTTTTGCCCTGGACCCGTTTTCGATTCTGGTGCCGTTCCTGGTGTTCGCCATCGGCGTGTCCCACGGCGCGCAGAAGATGAACGGGATCATGCAGGACGTCGGGCGTGGCACCCATCAACTGGTCGCCGCGCGCTACACCTTCCGCCGCTTGTTCCTCGCCGGACTCACCGCGTTGCTGGCCGATGCCGTGGGTTTTGCGGTGTTGATGCTGATCGATATCCCGGTGATCCAGGACTTGGCCATCACCGCCAGCATCGGCGTCGCGGTGCTGATCTTCACCAACCTGGTGCTGCTGCCGGTGTTGCTGTCCTACTGGGGCGTCAGTCGCAAAGCCGCCGTGCGCAGCTTGCGCGCGGAAAACGAAGAGCTGCGCGGCAAAGGCATGGGCGCGCTCTGGAGTTTCCTCGACAAGTTCACCGAACGCCGCTGGGCCACCATCGCCGTGAGCGTGGCGACGGTGTTGGCGGTGGGCGGGATTGTCGTCAGCCATCATCTGAAGATCGGCGATCTGGACCCCGGCGCCCCGGAACTGCGCGCCGATTCGCGTTACAACCGCGACAACGCCTACATCACTGCCAACTATTCGCTGTCCAGCGATCAGTTCGCGATCATGCTCAAGACCCCCAGCGAAGGCTGCCTGAAATACGAAACGCTGGTGGAGGCCGATCGCTTGGGTTGGCTGTTGCAGCAGCAACCGGGCGTGCAAACCACCGTGTCGCTGGTCAACGCGGTGCGGCAGATCACGGCTGGGTCTTACGAAGGC is a window of Pseudomonas sp. 10S4 DNA encoding:
- a CDS encoding CaiB/BaiF CoA transferase family protein, yielding MGVLDGVRIVEIAGIGPGPFCGMLLADMGAEVILVERAGSKGADLLDLGQHAIVNRGKQSIALDLKDPEAIEAVLRLIEGCDALIEGMRPGVMERLGLGPQVCLARNPRLVYGRMTGWGQHGPLAQAAGHDLNYIALSGALWFSGEAGQPPMAPPTLVGDLGGGALYLAMGILAGIINASTNGVGQVVDAAIVDGSANLMNLLLSAHAAGQQPLERGCGLLDGAHWGRTYACADGLFVSVQALEPQFNALLFNKLGLGDDPDFKKPYDPRLWGTLRERLATVFASQPRQHWIDLLEGSDACFAPVLTPAEALNHPHMAERGVYSRTEGVLQAAPAPRFSATPSAAGSVPKRGEHTAQILRKAGLDESRIERLQIG
- a CDS encoding GMC family oxidoreductase; the protein is MHACLLHPKSVGQLSLASTDPMVPPLIDPAFLTHPDDIKTLIKGYRVIEKIMATPAFKALSPRDVIDAPMNTDAEIEQVLRNRSDTLYHPVGTCKMGADAMAVVDARLKVHGLEGLRVVDASIMPTIIGCSTTAATVMIGEKAAEFIRQDRAAGTAITQRDDHEPSAAHHHA
- a CDS encoding GMC family oxidoreductase is translated as MNENTQFDYIVVGAGAAGCVVASRLSEDPDISVCLLEAGGPDTNPLVHMPAGVAAMVPTSINNWQYQTVAQSGLNGRVGYQPRGKTLGGSSSINAMAYHRGHPEDFNRWAALGNPGWSYQEVLPFFKRAEHNEHFTDPLHGQNGPLNVRFHSSPNPFGETFVEAGIQAGYPACPDQNGASMEGFGRVQVMQKDGQRCSAARAYLTPNRQRQNLSIETHAHATRILFDGKRAVGIEFLQNGVKRTLRARHELILSSGAFNSPQLLLLSGVGPKGELLKFDIPVVHELPGVGRNLVDHIDYVHSYRVKSRHLIGLSLAGIWDITKAAFRYWRQRSGPLTTNFAEACAFVKTTPDLPQARHRTGPDHRHVCRPWAHVVSRPRLERACLPAAPEKCRPAQPRQHRPDGAAAD
- a CDS encoding AraC family transcriptional regulator codes for the protein MSDSKMSGSELDSPDTEPSLREDALQPTTIGSYTVAIARALDASGVDSKRIFTAIGIPLDVSTDPMTRLPAATMSKLYRACVDVTNNPYFGLTVAKHIHLTHLHALGYSLAASGTLLDFCRRLERYFRLVSQVAKASLNQADEQVLMRFDHLVGLSNETEDAFFGFLIRTMRLLYKQEFKPVRVELCRPMPHEGAGPYEALFRAPVLFGQASSLLVFDKAELAQPLSGSCPELAQVNDNIIISYLARLDKSDVITGVTQKIIEFLPDGDCSRDKVASALCMSPTKLQLKLSQRGTHFQQLLDDTRKELACSYLSQASRPVTEITFLLGFSDTSNFTRAFKRWTGLSPTDFRQQF
- a CDS encoding DUF1302 domain-containing protein, which translates into the protein MNNNNKICHPNLRRGLLASAVLAGLGIGPVYAFEFNTGNDDLSVRFDNTLKLNYAQRVEGANSKLSNTWNSNDGDRNFSAGSPVSERLDVLSELDVVFKQNLGFRVSANSWYDHAYDDVGSTNPSTNQLNNGKPDSNRQSGYVDRYYNGPSSELLDAFVFGSTEIGDESLLSGKLGKHNVYWGESILAFAHGNSYGQAGLDLTKALTVPGTESKELFIPRKQLSTSLTVNSELTLAAQYFFGWDASRIPESGTFLGFNDGIQNGGHDLSLIGGANPLFGVPGPVGANEYLRLNNGHTFTPSQSGDFGLMAKWSPAWLDGTLGFYYRKTSDMLPNIALQPTAVGIPQLISGNAGSYNQFYVDDIDIYGISLAKNIEGVSFGLDVNYRHNMPLSSVPATVNPSPAAAGQPGVISSFNGENGVARGNTVHAVLNGLTTFGPTPVWDTAPLLVEVAYSRWLDVTENQQLFKGDDWYQGIDKVTKDNYIMGMNFTPTWYQVFPGIDMYLPVSYNVGLAGQSSVQLGGNKGTGSYSVGVGMDVRTQYRFDLKYVDNFGDFDTCGSAGSASAHGDGAAPGANGQYNCVPGQATSFAGIPAQLKDRGMVALTFKTTL
- a CDS encoding WD40/YVTN/BNR-like repeat-containing protein, with translation MTTIKWFLLAALAAAMAVPFTHPAVAGEFADVLDTPALPSALAAHATLTGLARAGERLIAVGQRGHILYSDDAGQHWQQASVPVSSDLVAVHFPNPQQGWAVGHDGVVLHSSDAGQTWNRQLDGRQIGPIMLDYYRQQLARQPDDADLQARVNDAQRMVEEGADKPFLDVWFESDQVGYIVGAFNLIFRTDDGGRHWTPLLERTDNPTALNLYALRPIGDQLFIVGEQGLVLKLDRPSARFKATPTPYNGSFFGITGKPGVALVFGLRGNVYRSTDDGASWNKVELGLPISITASSVTADGRIVLVSQAGQVLVSADDGASFQIQPNTSLAPVAAAQITKSGALVLAGTRGLRQLPLE